In one window of Haloterrigena salifodinae DNA:
- the alaS gene encoding alanine--tRNA ligase, which yields MSELADEYRLEYFEEEGFERKECPSCGAHFWTRDHDRETCGEPPCAEYGFIENPGFDEEYSLTEMREVFLSYFEDNDHERIDPYPVAANRWRDDVLLTQASIYDFQPLVTSGETPPPANPLTVSQPCIRMQDIDNVGKTGRHTMAFEMMAHHAFNTREDIPEDKYAYHGEVYWKDRTVELCDGLLQELGADISEVTYIEDPWVGGGNAGPAIEVIYRGLEIATLVFMCMEQDPDGEYELKDGNRYSYMDTYIVDTGYGLERWTWMSQGTATVYEAIYPEMIDFLKDNAGLSYTDEETEIVSRAARLSGQLDIDDVDDVEAARGDIAAEIGVSVDQLRDLVEPLEDIYAIADHCRTLAYMLGDGIVPSNVGTGYLARMVLRRTKRLCDNAGVDAPLDELVDMQAERLEYENRDTIRDIVRTEVEKYRETLERGGRRVETLAEEYAEKGEPIPIEELIELYDSHGIQPDMVEEIAEEAGAEIDVPDDFYSLVAQRHDTPEAVEAADDDEEDRFEDLPETEKLYYDDQQRTQFEAVVLDVFEREEGYDVVLDQTMFYPEGGGQPADTGTLSTDDTAAEVTDVQIEDGVILHRADENPGKGEFVNGQIDGGRRRQLMRHHTATHIVIHAARQVLGEHIRQAGAQKGVDSSRIDVRHYDRISRADVKEIESLANELVMDNTQVSQDWPDRHDAEAEHGFDLYQGGIPPGEQIRLIQIADDIQACGGTHVARTGDIGSIKILNTERVQDGVERITFAAGEAAIESTQEKEDALYEAADVLDVSPEDVPETAERFFEEWKARGKEIEDLTEQLAAARAGDSGGGEEVDVGDRTAVVDRIDADMDELRATANALVEEGKIAVLGSGQSGAQFVVAVPDDSDVNAGEVVGELAGRVGGGGGGPPDFAQGGGPNVEDLDAALEDAPDVLRQIQDA from the coding sequence ATGAGCGAACTGGCGGACGAGTACCGCCTCGAGTACTTCGAGGAGGAAGGATTCGAACGCAAGGAGTGTCCGTCCTGTGGCGCGCACTTCTGGACCCGTGATCACGACCGGGAGACCTGTGGCGAGCCACCGTGTGCGGAGTACGGCTTCATCGAGAATCCCGGCTTCGATGAGGAGTACAGCCTGACGGAGATGCGGGAGGTGTTCCTTTCGTACTTCGAGGACAACGACCACGAGCGGATCGATCCCTATCCCGTCGCCGCAAACCGCTGGCGCGACGACGTCCTGTTGACCCAGGCCTCGATCTACGACTTCCAGCCGCTGGTCACCAGCGGGGAGACGCCGCCGCCGGCGAACCCGCTGACGGTGTCCCAGCCCTGTATCCGGATGCAGGACATCGACAACGTCGGCAAGACGGGCCGGCACACGATGGCCTTCGAGATGATGGCCCACCACGCGTTCAACACGCGCGAGGACATCCCCGAGGACAAGTACGCCTACCACGGCGAGGTCTACTGGAAGGACCGCACCGTCGAACTCTGCGACGGCCTGCTCCAGGAACTCGGCGCGGACATCAGCGAGGTCACCTACATCGAGGACCCCTGGGTTGGCGGCGGCAACGCCGGTCCCGCCATCGAGGTCATCTACCGCGGGCTCGAGATCGCCACGCTGGTCTTCATGTGCATGGAACAGGATCCCGACGGCGAGTACGAGCTCAAGGACGGGAACCGGTACTCCTACATGGACACCTACATCGTCGACACCGGCTACGGCTTAGAGCGGTGGACCTGGATGAGCCAGGGTACCGCGACGGTCTACGAGGCGATCTACCCGGAGATGATCGACTTCCTCAAGGACAACGCCGGCCTCTCCTATACCGACGAGGAAACCGAGATCGTCTCCCGCGCTGCCCGCCTCTCCGGGCAGCTCGACATCGACGACGTCGACGACGTCGAGGCCGCCCGCGGCGATATCGCCGCCGAGATCGGCGTCTCCGTCGACCAGCTGCGCGATCTCGTCGAGCCCCTCGAGGACATCTACGCCATCGCCGACCACTGCCGGACGCTGGCCTACATGCTCGGCGACGGCATCGTCCCCTCGAACGTCGGGACGGGCTACCTCGCGCGGATGGTCCTCCGGCGCACGAAGCGCCTCTGTGACAACGCCGGCGTCGACGCGCCGCTGGACGAACTCGTCGACATGCAGGCCGAGCGCCTCGAGTACGAGAACCGCGACACGATCCGCGACATCGTCCGCACCGAGGTCGAGAAGTACCGCGAGACGCTCGAGCGGGGCGGTCGCCGGGTCGAGACGCTTGCCGAGGAGTACGCCGAGAAGGGCGAGCCGATCCCGATCGAGGAGCTGATCGAGCTCTACGACTCCCACGGCATCCAGCCCGATATGGTCGAGGAGATCGCCGAGGAGGCCGGCGCCGAGATCGACGTGCCGGACGACTTCTACAGCCTCGTCGCCCAGCGCCACGACACCCCCGAAGCCGTCGAGGCGGCCGACGACGACGAGGAGGACCGCTTCGAGGACCTCCCCGAGACTGAGAAGCTCTACTACGACGACCAGCAGCGCACCCAGTTCGAGGCCGTCGTGCTCGACGTCTTCGAGCGCGAGGAGGGGTACGACGTCGTCTTAGACCAGACGATGTTCTACCCCGAGGGCGGTGGCCAACCCGCAGACACGGGGACGCTCTCGACCGACGACACGGCCGCCGAGGTCACGGACGTCCAGATCGAGGACGGCGTCATCCTCCATCGGGCCGACGAGAACCCCGGCAAGGGTGAGTTCGTCAACGGACAGATCGACGGCGGCCGCCGCCGGCAGCTGATGCGCCACCACACGGCGACCCACATCGTCATCCACGCGGCCCGACAGGTCTTGGGCGAGCATATCCGCCAGGCCGGCGCCCAGAAGGGCGTCGACTCCTCGCGGATCGACGTCCGCCACTACGACCGCATCTCCCGCGCGGACGTCAAGGAGATCGAGTCGCTGGCCAACGAGCTCGTGATGGACAACACCCAGGTCAGCCAGGACTGGCCCGACCGCCACGACGCCGAGGCCGAACACGGCTTCGACCTCTACCAGGGCGGCATCCCGCCGGGCGAGCAGATCCGGCTGATCCAGATCGCCGACGATATCCAGGCCTGTGGTGGCACCCACGTCGCCCGCACCGGCGACATCGGCTCGATCAAGATCCTCAACACCGAACGCGTTCAGGACGGCGTCGAACGCATCACGTTCGCGGCCGGCGAGGCCGCGATCGAGTCGACGCAGGAAAAAGAGGACGCCCTCTACGAGGCCGCCGACGTCCTCGACGTCTCGCCCGAGGACGTCCCCGAAACCGCCGAGCGCTTCTTCGAGGAGTGGAAGGCGCGAGGCAAGGAGATCGAAGACCTGACGGAACAGCTCGCCGCGGCCCGCGCCGGCGACAGTGGCGGCGGCGAGGAGGTCGACGTCGGCGACCGGACCGCGGTCGTCGACCGCATCGACGCCGACATGGACGAACTCCGCGCGACCGCCAACGCCCTCGTCGAGGAGGGCAAGATCGCCGTCCTCGGCAGCGGCCAGAGCGGCGCCCAGTTCGTCGTCGCAGTGCCCGACGACTCGGACGTCAACGCCGGCGAAGTCGTCGGCGAACTCGCCGGCCGCGTCGGCGGCGGCGGCGGCGGCCCGCCGGACTTCGCGCAGGGCGGCGGCCCCAACGTCGAGGATCTGGACGCGGCGCTCGAGGACGCGCCCGACGTGTTACGGCAGATTCAGGACGCATAG
- a CDS encoding polysaccharide deacetylase family protein — protein sequence MGTVDVAIGVDADCVAGWLGSYGGADSPADLSRGLAAGNEGIPRMLALFDEQDIQTSWYVPGHTIDTFRDEIEAVAADGHELGVHGYSHENPTDLSREQEDEILEVSIDLIEDVTGSEPVGHRASWWEFSENTPELVEKHGFLYDSSLMERMFEPGWMRKGDSWEKIRYEEDPETWMEPYRYGEETDIVEIPISWYRDDIPPMLFIKQPIYHAGYKDPEMMYEQYYKRQFDYLYNRRGAGVYTFTIHPDIHGLPHMIPLLEEFIQYVKGHENAQFTTLETIAETYKEDPSVYESESDYV from the coding sequence ATGGGAACTGTTGATGTCGCGATCGGCGTCGACGCGGACTGCGTCGCCGGCTGGCTCGGCTCGTACGGCGGAGCGGACTCACCCGCGGACCTCTCGCGGGGGCTGGCCGCCGGCAACGAGGGCATCCCGCGGATGCTCGCGCTCTTCGACGAGCAGGATATCCAGACGTCATGGTACGTCCCCGGCCACACGATCGACACCTTCCGCGACGAGATCGAGGCGGTCGCGGCCGACGGCCACGAACTGGGCGTCCATGGCTACTCCCACGAGAACCCGACCGACCTCTCCCGGGAGCAGGAAGACGAGATCCTCGAGGTCTCGATCGACCTCATCGAGGACGTCACCGGCTCGGAGCCGGTCGGCCACCGCGCAAGCTGGTGGGAGTTCAGCGAGAACACGCCCGAACTCGTCGAGAAGCACGGCTTCCTGTACGACAGCAGCCTCATGGAGCGGATGTTCGAACCCGGCTGGATGCGCAAGGGCGACAGCTGGGAGAAGATCCGGTACGAGGAGGACCCCGAGACGTGGATGGAACCGTATCGGTACGGGGAGGAGACCGATATCGTCGAGATTCCAATCAGCTGGTACCGCGACGACATTCCGCCGATGCTGTTCATCAAACAGCCGATCTACCACGCCGGCTACAAGGATCCGGAGATGATGTACGAGCAGTACTACAAACGGCAGTTCGATTACCTCTACAACCGCCGCGGCGCGGGCGTCTACACCTTCACGATCCATCCGGACATCCACGGCCTGCCCCACATGATTCCGCTGCTCGAGGAGTTCATCCAGTACGTCAAGGGTCACGAGAACGCGCAGTTCACTACCCTCGAGACGATCGCCGAGACGTACAAGGAGGATCCGTCGGTGTACGAGAGCGAGAGCGACTACGTCTGA
- a CDS encoding asparaginase, translating to MDVTLLSTGGTIASTDTDGGAKPTRTGAELLEAVPELESHATLSVESVAQIPSFEIDGETLETIGERVSELEGDPTVDAVVITHGTDTMEETAYYLDVTVQPETPVFLTGAQRRPDEVSSDGPSNLLTAVRAAEAFADRDAGGTFIAFNEEIHSARAVSKAHTSALEAFRSRTAGPVATVDRNGVEIHRRPRSETRPIDAMSLEATVYTVKSGSAVTGDLLDAALERGADGLVVEGTGLGNATAGLADAARDAIEAGVPVVVTSRCLEGRVAPVYGGDGGGERLREYGAIFAGDLTAQQARHRLTLALEAFDDEDAIREAVSPADSQT from the coding sequence ATGGACGTGACGCTTCTCAGCACGGGCGGCACAATCGCCAGCACTGACACGGACGGCGGGGCGAAGCCGACGCGGACGGGCGCGGAACTCCTCGAGGCCGTTCCGGAACTCGAGTCCCACGCGACCCTCTCGGTCGAGTCGGTCGCGCAGATTCCGAGCTTCGAAATCGACGGCGAGACGCTCGAGACGATCGGCGAGCGAGTCAGCGAACTCGAGGGCGATCCGACGGTCGACGCCGTCGTCATCACCCACGGCACGGACACGATGGAAGAGACGGCCTACTACCTCGACGTCACCGTCCAGCCCGAGACGCCGGTGTTCCTGACGGGCGCCCAGCGCCGCCCGGACGAGGTGAGTTCGGACGGGCCGAGCAACCTCCTGACGGCGGTCCGGGCCGCCGAGGCGTTCGCCGACCGCGACGCCGGTGGGACGTTCATCGCGTTCAACGAGGAAATCCACAGCGCCCGCGCGGTGTCGAAGGCGCACACGTCCGCCCTCGAGGCGTTTCGCTCGCGGACCGCCGGGCCGGTCGCGACCGTCGACCGGAACGGCGTCGAGATCCACCGCCGGCCGCGCAGCGAGACGCGGCCGATCGACGCGATGTCACTCGAGGCGACCGTCTACACGGTCAAGAGCGGGAGCGCCGTCACCGGCGACTTGCTCGACGCCGCCCTCGAGCGCGGCGCAGATGGGCTCGTCGTCGAAGGGACCGGCCTCGGAAACGCTACGGCGGGCCTTGCCGACGCCGCTCGCGACGCGATCGAGGCGGGCGTCCCTGTCGTCGTCACGTCGCGCTGCCTCGAGGGGCGGGTCGCGCCGGTCTACGGCGGCGATGGGGGCGGTGAACGGCTTCGCGAGTACGGGGCCATCTTCGCCGGCGACCTCACCGCCCAACAGGCCAGGCATCGGTTGACGCTCGCGCTCGAGGCGTTCGACGACGAAGACGCGATTCGGGAGGCCGTTTCGCCTGCTGACTCTCAGACGTAG
- a CDS encoding replication factor C small subunit translates to MSEADAEAAEPTPGRTEVWIEKYRPERLDEIKGHENIVPRLQRYVEQDDLPHLMFAGPAGTGKTTAAQAIAREVYDDDWRENFLELNASDQRGIDVVRDRIKDFARSSFGGYDHRIIFLDEADALTSDAQSALRRTMEQFSNNTRFILSCNYSSQIIDPIQSRCAVFRFTELTEDAIEAQVREIAENEGIEVTDDGVDALVYAADGDMRKAINGLQAAAVMGETVDEETVFAITATARPEEVEAMVEHAIDGDFTAARAALEDLLTERGLAGGDVIDQLHRSAWEFDIPEKATVRLLERLGEVDFRITEGANERLQLEALLAALALEDESETEA, encoded by the coding sequence ATGAGCGAGGCCGACGCCGAGGCGGCGGAGCCGACACCCGGCAGGACCGAAGTCTGGATCGAGAAGTACCGGCCGGAACGGCTCGACGAGATCAAGGGCCACGAGAACATCGTCCCGCGACTGCAGCGGTACGTCGAGCAGGACGACCTCCCCCACCTCATGTTCGCTGGACCGGCCGGGACGGGGAAGACCACGGCCGCACAGGCGATCGCCCGCGAGGTCTACGACGACGACTGGCGCGAGAACTTCCTCGAACTCAACGCCTCCGACCAGCGCGGGATTGACGTCGTCCGCGACCGAATCAAGGACTTCGCGCGCTCTTCGTTCGGCGGCTACGACCACCGCATCATCTTCTTAGACGAGGCCGACGCGCTGACCTCCGACGCCCAGTCGGCGCTGCGACGGACGATGGAGCAGTTCTCGAACAACACGCGCTTCATCCTCTCGTGTAACTACTCGAGTCAGATCATCGACCCCATCCAGTCCCGGTGTGCGGTCTTCCGCTTTACCGAACTCACCGAGGACGCCATCGAGGCCCAGGTCCGCGAAATCGCCGAAAACGAGGGAATCGAGGTCACCGACGACGGCGTCGACGCCCTGGTCTACGCGGCCGACGGCGACATGCGAAAGGCGATCAACGGCCTTCAGGCCGCGGCCGTGATGGGCGAGACCGTCGACGAGGAGACCGTCTTCGCGATCACCGCCACCGCGCGCCCCGAGGAGGTCGAGGCAATGGTCGAACACGCCATCGACGGCGACTTCACCGCCGCTCGCGCCGCCCTGGAGGACCTGCTGACCGAGCGCGGCCTCGCCGGCGGCGACGTCATCGACCAACTGCACCGCTCGGCCTGGGAGTTCGACATCCCGGAGAAGGCAACCGTACGCCTGCTCGAGCGACTCGGCGAGGTCGACTTCCGGATCACCGAAGGCGCGAACGAACGGCTGCAACTCGAGGCGCTGCTGGCGGCGTTGGCCCTCGAGGACGAGAGCGAGACCGAGGCCTGA
- a CDS encoding bactofilin family protein, which yields MSSNNNSRTLLVIALVVVVVAGTVPATVAGQAERTGGTVVVEEGETVDSLEAFGGTVIVEGTVTGDVSAVAGDVRIEGDVEGDLEAVGGSVTIAGTVQGDVEAASGSVTITEEGVVGGTTSIGAGTVVVDGTLEGDAEIGAETIQLGEGASIAGDLRYGGTLEGNTDAVAGTIKQDSSVGVDVAPTIQPIASWLFAAYALALNLVLGAALLALFPRFSDGVASRAASTPGRSGLVGLGVLLGVPVLLVAVALTVIGIPFSVVGAFLFALAVWLGLVYGRFAVGAWLLSLVGVGNRWLALVVGLVIGAALGLVPYVGDLLNLLVLLLGVGALAVGLFGHWRTARERDRESRGGVGPGGPTTD from the coding sequence ATGTCCAGTAACAATAACTCGCGAACGCTGCTCGTCATCGCCCTCGTGGTCGTCGTCGTCGCCGGCACCGTTCCGGCTACCGTCGCCGGACAGGCCGAACGAACGGGCGGCACGGTCGTCGTCGAGGAGGGAGAAACGGTCGACAGCCTCGAGGCATTCGGGGGAACGGTCATCGTCGAAGGTACCGTGACGGGCGACGTCAGCGCCGTCGCCGGCGACGTGCGGATCGAGGGCGACGTCGAGGGAGACCTCGAGGCCGTCGGCGGCAGCGTCACGATCGCCGGGACCGTTCAGGGCGACGTCGAAGCCGCCAGCGGGAGCGTGACGATCACCGAGGAGGGAGTCGTCGGCGGGACGACCTCGATCGGCGCCGGAACGGTCGTCGTCGACGGGACACTCGAGGGAGACGCGGAGATCGGCGCCGAGACGATCCAGCTGGGCGAGGGCGCGTCGATCGCGGGCGATCTGCGCTACGGCGGCACCCTCGAGGGGAACACTGACGCGGTCGCCGGTACCATCAAGCAGGATTCGTCGGTCGGCGTCGACGTCGCGCCGACGATCCAGCCGATCGCCTCGTGGCTGTTCGCGGCCTACGCGCTGGCGCTGAACCTCGTGCTCGGGGCGGCGTTGCTCGCCCTATTCCCCCGATTCTCGGACGGGGTCGCGAGTCGGGCCGCGAGTACGCCCGGACGGTCCGGACTGGTCGGGCTCGGGGTCCTCCTCGGCGTTCCAGTCCTGCTGGTCGCGGTGGCGCTCACGGTGATCGGCATCCCGTTCTCGGTCGTCGGCGCGTTCCTGTTCGCCCTCGCCGTCTGGCTCGGGCTCGTCTACGGCCGCTTCGCCGTCGGCGCGTGGCTGCTCTCGCTCGTCGGCGTCGGAAACCGCTGGCTCGCGCTGGTAGTCGGGCTGGTCATCGGTGCGGCGCTGGGGCTGGTGCCGTACGTCGGCGACCTGCTGAACCTGCTCGTGCTCCTGCTCGGCGTCGGCGCGCTCGCCGTCGGCCTATTCGGCCACTGGCGGACGGCCCGCGAGCGCGACCGGGAGTCGCGCGGCGGCGTCGGACCGGGTGGACCGACGACCGACTGA
- the samp2 gene encoding ubiquitin-like small modifier protein SAMP2 codes for MRVTVDVKGEDTHEIDLESVSASGATADGEPTPTYQDLLREVDLSPHEVSVLVDGRPVPEDQPVESDYVTVLRLIKGG; via the coding sequence ATGCGCGTCACCGTCGACGTCAAGGGCGAGGATACCCACGAGATCGACCTCGAGTCGGTCTCGGCGTCGGGAGCGACCGCGGACGGCGAGCCGACTCCGACCTATCAGGACCTCCTCCGCGAGGTCGATCTCAGCCCTCACGAGGTGAGCGTCCTCGTCGACGGTCGCCCGGTTCCCGAGGATCAGCCCGTCGAGAGCGATTACGTGACGGTGTTGCGGCTGATCAAGGGCGGCTAA
- the solA gene encoding N-methyl-L-tryptophan oxidase, translated as MDATGTRYDVIVIGVGGMGSATAAHLADRGCDVLGLERYDVPHSMGSSHGITRIIRRAYYEQPSYIPLIERAYELWDDLADETGRDVIHRTGSIDAGPPDNVVFEGSLRSCEEHDIPHEVLTSAEVTERFPGYDLPAGYKALYQPDGGFVVPEQAIVGYVETAQAAGAEVRARERVLEWEPTADEGVRVETDRGTYEAGNMVLAAGAWNYKFTDALEGLAVPERQVLGWFQPDRPSTFEPENFPVWNLKVPEGRFYGLPIYDVPGFKIGKYHHRDEQVDPDDYEREPNPEDERLLREVTENHFTDAAGPTMRLATCMFTNSPDEHFILDTLPEHPQVAVGAGFSGHGFKFASVIGEILADLAVDGDTDYPVNMFRLDRFDA; from the coding sequence ATGGACGCAACGGGAACCCGATACGACGTTATCGTGATCGGCGTCGGCGGGATGGGTAGCGCGACGGCCGCTCACCTCGCCGACCGCGGCTGCGACGTGCTCGGCCTCGAGCGCTACGACGTGCCACATTCGATGGGCTCTTCCCACGGGATCACCCGGATCATCCGGCGCGCCTACTACGAGCAACCCTCCTACATTCCGCTCATCGAACGGGCCTACGAGCTCTGGGACGACCTCGCGGACGAGACCGGCCGCGACGTGATCCACCGGACGGGATCGATCGACGCCGGTCCCCCGGATAACGTCGTCTTCGAGGGGTCGCTGCGCTCCTGCGAGGAACACGACATTCCACACGAGGTCCTCACGAGCGCGGAGGTCACCGAGCGGTTCCCCGGTTACGACCTCCCCGCGGGGTACAAGGCCTTGTACCAGCCCGACGGCGGGTTCGTGGTTCCCGAACAGGCGATCGTCGGCTACGTCGAGACGGCCCAGGCGGCGGGCGCCGAGGTGCGCGCCCGCGAGCGCGTCCTCGAGTGGGAGCCGACGGCGGACGAGGGCGTCCGCGTCGAGACCGATCGCGGGACCTACGAAGCCGGGAACATGGTGCTCGCCGCGGGGGCGTGGAACTACAAGTTCACCGACGCGCTCGAGGGACTCGCGGTCCCCGAGCGGCAGGTACTCGGCTGGTTCCAGCCCGATCGGCCGTCGACGTTCGAACCCGAGAACTTCCCGGTCTGGAACCTCAAGGTCCCCGAAGGCCGCTTCTACGGGCTGCCGATCTACGACGTGCCGGGGTTCAAGATCGGCAAGTACCACCACCGGGACGAGCAGGTCGATCCCGACGACTACGAGAGGGAGCCAAACCCCGAAGACGAGCGGCTCCTCCGCGAAGTCACCGAGAACCATTTCACCGATGCTGCCGGGCCGACGATGCGGCTCGCGACCTGCATGTTCACCAACTCGCCCGATGAGCACTTCATCCTCGATACGCTCCCCGAGCACCCGCAGGTGGCCGTCGGCGCGGGCTTCTCGGGTCACGGCTTCAAGTTCGCCAGCGTCATCGGCGAGATCCTCGCCGATCTCGCGGTCGACGGCGATACCGACTATCCAGTTAACATGTTCCGACTCGATCGATTCGACGCCTGA
- a CDS encoding peroxiredoxin family protein — protein MTESSPELTFPNVGPGPDPLSLTDLTEPVAPADPTTTDEAEPSHDAILLLLHRDHHAGQCRRQVRAVADRYEEFRDRGCQVVSVVPEPRERVKEWQERYDLPFPLCADPEATAGEAFDQPVRLGPVGRHFDLVGRMPAAVVLDIRDPAALEVVTTYRGRSNMDRPEIDELLATVDRRT, from the coding sequence ATGACCGAATCTTCCCCCGAACTGACCTTCCCGAACGTCGGTCCTGGGCCGGATCCGCTCTCGCTGACCGACCTGACGGAGCCGGTCGCACCGGCCGATCCGACGACGACCGACGAGGCCGAACCGTCCCACGACGCGATCCTCCTGTTGCTCCACCGCGACCACCACGCCGGCCAGTGTCGTCGGCAGGTTCGGGCCGTCGCGGACCGCTACGAGGAGTTCCGCGACCGGGGCTGCCAGGTCGTCTCAGTCGTCCCCGAACCCCGCGAGCGGGTCAAGGAGTGGCAGGAGCGGTACGACCTGCCCTTCCCCCTCTGTGCGGATCCGGAGGCGACCGCGGGCGAGGCCTTCGACCAGCCCGTCCGCCTCGGGCCGGTCGGTCGCCACTTCGACCTCGTCGGGCGGATGCCCGCCGCCGTCGTCCTCGATATCCGCGACCCCGCCGCCCTCGAGGTCGTCACGACCTACCGCGGCCGGAGCAACATGGATCGACCCGAAATCGACGAGTTGTTGGCCACCGTCGACCGACGGACCTAA
- a CDS encoding GNAT family N-acetyltransferase, which produces MDDPDETGPGASDEAVGYVRTATDDDALEVRRILDAAMLEPGDVESRIAAGNVLVAGDERGGTTGTAERILGTVVLEPLEEGEEGDGNGSGDRGAHVSAIGVRRRHRGRGIGTALIDRAVEREGRLTARFDDGVRPFYERLGFSIEPIDEQRHRGAKVGRGLEFD; this is translated from the coding sequence ATGGACGACCCCGACGAGACGGGACCGGGCGCCTCCGACGAGGCGGTCGGGTACGTCCGCACCGCGACCGACGACGACGCCCTCGAAGTCCGGCGCATCCTCGACGCGGCGATGCTCGAGCCGGGGGACGTCGAGAGCCGGATCGCAGCGGGGAACGTCCTGGTCGCCGGCGACGAGCGCGGCGGGACGACGGGGACCGCCGAACGGATTCTCGGGACGGTCGTGCTCGAGCCCCTCGAGGAAGGCGAAGAAGGCGACGGAAACGGAAGCGGCGACCGCGGGGCCCACGTCTCGGCGATCGGCGTTCGCCGACGGCACCGCGGGCGCGGCATCGGCACGGCGCTGATCGACCGCGCCGTAGAGCGGGAAGGACGGCTGACGGCGCGGTTCGACGACGGCGTTCGCCCGTTCTACGAGCGGCTGGGCTTTTCGATCGAACCGATCGACGAGCAGCGACACCGCGGCGCCAAAGTCGGTCGCGGGCTCGAGTTCGACTGA
- a CDS encoding aminotransferase class I/II-fold pyridoxal phosphate-dependent enzyme, whose amino-acid sequence MELPPFELERWLDEYEPDADLMLAESGVRSLPADRFDLDVGELGYVIPTDGAPEFRAAIAERYGRDPEEVVLTCGTQEADYLTFMALLNEGDHSVVVSPTYQSLASVPAAIGDVTEVRTEPPEWELSVDAVAEAMRPETRVIVLTNPSNPTGKYLGPKTMQALYDLAEANDAYLLIDEVYRMLADDPHAPAASLGQRAISTAGVSKSYGLAGARLGWVVADGELADTVRKWKDYTTISPPIIGQHIARQALGEQEADILEANRAHAKSNRDRVAEFVNRYDLEWYEPTGVNGFPTIPDGFENGTEFCRSLSEAESVVLAPGDVFGYPNRFRIGFGLHTDELEEGLERVGRHIETHS is encoded by the coding sequence ATGGAGTTGCCCCCTTTCGAACTGGAACGGTGGCTCGACGAATACGAACCGGACGCTGACCTGATGCTCGCTGAAAGCGGCGTCCGAAGTCTTCCCGCAGACCGGTTCGATCTCGACGTGGGTGAACTCGGCTACGTCATTCCGACCGATGGGGCTCCAGAGTTCCGCGCTGCGATTGCCGAGCGCTACGGACGCGACCCCGAAGAGGTGGTTCTCACGTGTGGGACACAAGAGGCCGACTACCTCACGTTCATGGCGCTCCTGAACGAGGGGGATCACAGCGTCGTCGTCTCACCGACCTATCAGTCACTTGCGAGCGTACCCGCCGCTATCGGCGACGTGACCGAAGTCCGAACCGAACCCCCGGAATGGGAGCTTTCCGTCGATGCCGTCGCGGAGGCGATGCGTCCAGAGACTCGGGTCATCGTCCTCACGAATCCGAGCAACCCGACGGGCAAGTACCTCGGACCGAAGACGATGCAAGCGCTGTACGACCTCGCGGAGGCGAACGACGCGTACCTCCTCATCGACGAGGTGTACCGAATGTTGGCCGACGACCCGCACGCCCCGGCCGCATCGCTCGGGCAGCGAGCGATTTCGACCGCTGGCGTCTCGAAGTCATACGGTCTTGCCGGCGCGCGTCTTGGCTGGGTTGTCGCAGACGGGGAACTCGCCGACACGGTGCGGAAATGGAAAGACTACACGACGATTTCGCCGCCGATAATCGGGCAACACATCGCTCGACAGGCGCTCGGCGAACAAGAGGCCGATATTCTCGAGGCGAACCGTGCCCACGCAAAGTCGAACCGAGACCGTGTCGCCGAGTTCGTCAACCGCTACGATCTCGAGTGGTACGAACCGACCGGCGTCAACGGCTTTCCGACGATCCCCGACGGCTTTGAGAACGGAACGGAGTTCTGTCGGTCGCTGTCCGAGGCCGAGAGCGTCGTCCTCGCACCCGGCGATGTCTTCGGCTATCCGAACCGGTTCCGAATCGGGTTCGGTCTCCATACCGACGAGCTTGAGGAGGGTCTCGAGCGGGTCGGCCGGCACATCGAAACCCACAGCTGA